The proteins below are encoded in one region of Brassica napus cultivar Da-Ae chromosome A6, Da-Ae, whole genome shotgun sequence:
- the LOC106347703 gene encoding indole-3-acetaldehyde oxidase-like, translating into MSLVFAINGQRFELALSSVDPSTTLLEFLRYQSPFKSVKLSCGEGGCGACVVLLSRYDPVLQNVEDFTVSSCLTLLCSINHCSITTSEGLGNSREGFHTIHNRLSGFHASQCGFCTPGMSVSLFSALLDSSSSEFTVLEAEKAVSGNLCRCTGYRPIVDACKSFAADVDIEDLGFNSFCKNSLPPFDSEKRVCSFPEFLKDEMKSIDSGMHRWCSPGSVEELQRLLQGARKANSVGLSVKLVAGNTSTGYYKDERDRHYDKYVDITRIREMKEIRETQNGVEIGAVVTISKVIAALKEIRVEKMFGKLAAHMEKIAARFIRNFGSIGGNLVMAQRKQFPSDMATILLAAGASVNIMSLSRGLEKVTLEQFLQGPPLEDYYDLVLTIEIPFWHHRSSELLFETYRAAPRPNGSALAYLNAAFLAQVKDRMVINCRLAFGAYGTKHAIRCKEVEEFLSGKLITDNVLSEAITLLGKSVVPQEGTSNLAYRSSLAPGFLFNFFHSLIITEKPSSNGYYHLDQPKPLPMLSSSQHVPINDEYFPVGEPVTKSGASLQASGEAVYVDDIPAPANCLYGAFIYSTKPYAKVKGISFKENSVVPDGVLAVISYKDVPKGGQNIGLKFSFGTEPLFAEDFTLHVGQCIALVVADTQRHADTAANLALVEYETEDLEPPILSVEDAVKKSSLFEIYPFLYPQQVGDTSKGMSEADHRIISSEIRLGSQYFFYMETQTALAVPDEDSSIVVYSSCQTPQYVHSSVAACLGIPENKVRIITRRVGGGFGGKAVKAMPVATACAVAANKLQRPVRTYVNRKTDMIMTGGRHPMKITYSVGFKSTGKITALELEILIDAGATLGLSMLIPSNIIGALKKYNWGALSFDFKLCKTNLLSKAIMRAPGDVQGTYIAEAIIENVASSLSLEADTIRKINLHTYDSLALFYKDGAGEPHEYTLSSMWDKLGVSSNFEERVSIVREFNESNIWRKRGISRVPIIYPVSMFATPGRVSVLSDGTVVVEVGGIELGQGLWTKVKQMAGYALGLLQCDGTEELVDKIRVVQSDTLSMVQGNFTGGSTTSEGSCAAVRLCCETLVKRLKPLIEKSGGPISWNNLISQAYAQSVNLSASDLYTPEETPTQYLNYGVAVSEVEIDLVTGQTTVLQTDILYDSGKSLNPAVDLGQIEGAFVQGLGFFMLEEYITDSEGLLLTDSTWTYKIPTVDTIPRQFNVEILNSGHHEKRVLSSKASGEPPLLLAASVHCATREAVKEARKQLRMWKGVNDSELMFQLPVPATMPVVKELCGLDIVESYLEWKSSVN; encoded by the exons ATGAGCTTGGTTTTCGCCATTAATGGACAAAGGTTCGAGCTTGCCCTTTCCTCCGTGGACCCTTCAACAACTTTGTTAGAGTTCCTCCGTTACCAGTCGCCTTTCAAGAGCGTTAAGCTGAGTTGCGGCGAAG GAGGATGCGGTGCTTGTGTTGTTCTTCTCTCAAGATACGATCCTGTTCTACAAAATGTGGAAGATTTCACAGTGAGCTCTTGCCTCACGCTCCTCTGCAGCATAAACCATTGCAGCATCACAACATCAGAAGGACTTGGGAACAGCAGAGAGGGTTTCCACACGATTCACAACCGGTTATCGGGTTTCCACGCCTCTCAGTGCGGTTTCTGCACGCCAGGAATGtctgtttctctcttctctgcTCTCTTAGACTCTTCCTCCTCCGAGTTCACGGTTCTTGAAGCAGAGAAAGCCGTCTCCGGGAACTTATGTCGGTGTACGGGGTACCGTCCCATCGTTGATGCTTGCAAGAGCTTTGCTGCTGATGTCGACATTGAGGATCTTGGATTCAACTCCTTCTGTAAGAATAGTTTACCTCCGTTTGATAGTGAGAAGCGTGTCTGCTCGTTCCCAGAGTTTCTCAAGGATGAGATGAAGTCTATAGACTCGGGAATGCATCGTTGGTGTAGCCCGGGGAGTGTTGAGGAGCTTCAACGATTACTGCAGGGAGCACGTAAGGCTAACAGCGTTGGACTCTCTGTGAAACTGGTTGCTGGTAATACTAGCACAGGATACTATAAGGATGAAAGAGATAGGCATTACGATAAATACGTTGATATAACTCGGATACGGGAGATGAAAGAGATAAGAGAAACCCAGAACGGGGTTGAGATAGGAGCTGTGGTAACAATATCCAAAGTTATTGCTGCTCTAAAAGAGATTCGAGTAGAAAAGATGTTTGGGAAACTGGCTGCTCATATGGAGAAGATCGCTGCCAGGTTTATAAGGAACTTTGGTAGCATTGGGGGAAATCTTGTAATGGCTCAGAGGAAACAGTTTCCTTCTGACATGGCTACAATACTTCTTGCAGCAGGCGCATCTGTTAACATAATGAGCTTGTCGAGAGGACTCGAGAAGGTAACACTTGAACAGTTCCTTCAGGGACCTCCTCTTGAAGACTATTATGATCTGGTTTTGACTATCGAGATACCGTTTTGGCATCATCGATCCTCTGAGTTGCTCTTTGAAACCTACCGAGCTGCACCTCGTCCTAACGGAAGCGCTCTGGCTTACCTGAACGCTGCTTTCTTGGCTCAAGTGAAGGATAGGATGGTGATCAACTGTAGATTGGCTTTCGGGGCTTACGGGACAAAACACGCCATTAGGTGTAAGGAAGTTGAGGAGTTCCTCTCGGGGAAACTAATCACTGACAATGTTCTGTCTGAAGCTATTACCTTACTTGGCAAGTCCGTTGTGCCACAAGAGGGTACAAGCAATCTTGCTTACAGGTCAAGCTTGGCGCCAGGCTTCCTTTTCAACTTCTTTCACTCCTTAATAATAACGGAGAAACCGTCTTCAAATGGTTACTACCACTTGGATCAGCCTAAACCGTTGCCAATGCTGTCATCTTCACAACATGTTCCTATAAACGATGAATATTTTCCGGTAGGCGAACCTGTTACCAAATCTGGAGCTTCCCTTCAAGCTTCTGGTGAGGCTGTTTATGTGGATGACATTCCAGCTCCCGCAAACTGCCTCTACGGTGCTTTCATCTATAGCACAAAGCCATACGCAAAGGTAAAAGGTATCAGTTTCAAGGAAAACTCAGTAGTACCTGATGGAGTTCTTGCAGTCATTTCTTACAAGGATGTTCCTAAAGGTGGACAAAATATTGGTCTCAAGTTTTCATTTGGCACTGAGCCCTTATTTGCAGAGGATTTCACCCTTCATGTAGGCCAATGCATCGCACTCGTG GTTGCAGATACACAGAGACATGCGGACACCGCAGCTAATCTTGCACTAGTTGAATACGAAACAGAGGATTTGGAACCACCAATCTTATCAGTGGAAGATGCTGTCAAGAAATCGAGCCTGTTCGAGATTTATCCTTTCTTATACCCACAACAAGTTGGAGACACATCAAAAGGAATGTCTGAAGCTGATCATCGAATTATCAGCTCGGAA ATTAGACTTGGATCGCAATACTTCTTCTACATGGAGACACAAACAGCTCTAGCAGTGCCAGACGAAGACAGCTCCATCGTAGTCTATAGCTCATGTCAGACCCCTCAGTACGTACATTCCTCGGTCGCTGCTTGCCTAGGCATCCCTGAAAACAAGGTCCGTATCATAACCAGACGTGTTGGTGGAGGATTTGGAGGAAAAGCTGTCAAAGCAATGCcg GTTGCAACAGCGTGCGCAGTTGCTGCTAATAAACTGCAGCGTCCTGTGAGAACCTATGTAAACCGTAAGACCGATATGATCATGACTGGTGGGAGACATCCCATGAAAATAACCTACAGTGTTGGATTCAAATCCACAGGGAAGATCACTGCTTTGGAGCTAGAGATACTAATCGATGCAGGAGCTACTCTAGGCTTAAGTATGCTGATTCCATCAAATATCATAGGGGCGCTAAAGAAGTACAATTGGGGAGCCTTATCTTTTGATTTCAAACTTTGCAAAACGAATCTTCTAAGCAAAGCAATCATGAGAGCACCGGGGGATGTGCAGGGTACATATATCGCTGAAGCCATTATCGAAAATGTAGCATCTAGCCTCTCCCTGGAGGCTGATACCATAAGAAAGATTAATCTCCATACATATGACAGCTTAGCTCTGTTCTACAAGGACGGTGCTGGTGAACCACATGAGTATACTTTGTCTTCCATGTGGGATAAACTGGGTGTATCTTCCAACTTTGAAGAGCGGGTTTCGATTGTCCGAGAGTTCAACGAGTCCAACATATGGAGAAAACGAGGGATATCTCGAGTACCCATCATTTATCCGGTATCCATGTTTGCAACTCCAGGGAGAGTAAGCGTTCTGAGCGACGGCACGGTCGTTGTTGAGGTTGGTGGGATCGAGCTAGGCCAAGGGCTATGGACGAAGGTGAAGCAAATGGCTGGTTATGCTCTTGGTTTGCTCCAATGCGATGGAACTGAAGAGCTTGTGGACAAGATACGAGTTGTACAATCAGATACGTTGAGCATGGTCCAAGGAAACTTCACGGGAGGTAGCACAACATCCGAGGGAAGTTGCGCAGCTGTTCGTCTCTGCTGTGAAACCTTAGTCAAAAGATTGAAACCTTTAATAGAGAAATCGGGTGGTCCCATCAGTTGGAATAATTTGATTTCTcag GCCTATGCTCAGTCTGTAAACTTATCAGCAAGTGACTTGTATACTCCAGAAGAAACTCCCACACAGTACCTGAACTATGGTGTTGCAGTTAGCGAG GTTGAGATAGACCTTGTGACCGGACAGACCACGGTTCTACAGACAGATATCTTATATGACTCTGGAAAAAGCCTCAATCCGGCTGTGGATTTAGGACAG ATTGAAGGAGCTTTTGTGCAAGGACTTGGTTTTTTCATGCTTGA